In the genome of Rhodoferax sp. BAB1, one region contains:
- the pstB gene encoding phosphate ABC transporter ATP-binding protein PstB produces the protein MEPISNPADTPAPKISVRKLDFFYGKFHALKNINLDIPQNKVTAFIGPSGCGKSTLLRVFNRMFELYPDQRAQGEVLLDGENLLTSKQDVALLRAKVGMVFQKPTPFPMSIFDNIAFGIKLFESLSATDLEERVEWALRKAALWNEVKDKLKQSGSSLSGGQQQRLCIARGIAIKPEVILLDEPCSALDPISTAKIEELITELKDDYTVVIVTHNMQQAARCSDYTAYMYLGDLVEFGSTEQMFFKPTRKETEDYITGRFG, from the coding sequence ATGGAACCGATTTCCAACCCGGCCGACACGCCTGCCCCGAAGATCTCGGTGCGCAAGCTGGATTTCTTCTACGGGAAATTCCACGCGCTCAAGAACATCAACCTGGACATCCCGCAGAACAAGGTGACGGCCTTCATCGGCCCGTCCGGCTGCGGCAAGTCCACCCTGCTGCGGGTCTTCAACCGCATGTTCGAGCTGTACCCGGACCAGCGTGCCCAGGGCGAGGTGCTGCTCGACGGCGAGAATCTGCTGACCAGCAAGCAGGACGTGGCCCTGCTGCGCGCCAAGGTGGGCATGGTGTTCCAGAAGCCGACGCCCTTTCCCATGTCCATCTTCGACAACATCGCCTTCGGCATCAAGCTGTTCGAATCGCTCAGCGCCACCGATCTGGAAGAGCGCGTCGAATGGGCGCTGCGCAAGGCCGCGCTGTGGAACGAGGTCAAGGACAAGCTCAAGCAGAGCGGCTCCAGCCTGTCGGGTGGCCAGCAGCAGCGCCTGTGCATCGCACGCGGCATTGCCATCAAGCCCGAGGTGATCCTGCTCGACGAGCCCTGTTCCGCGCTGGACCCGATCTCCACTGCCAAGATCGAGGAGCTGATCACCGAGCTCAAGGACGACTACACCGTGGTGATCGTCACGCACAACATGCAGCAGGCGGCCCGCTGCAGCGACTACACGGCCTATATGTACCTGGGCGACCTGGTGGAGTTCGGCTCCACCGAGCAGATGTTCTTCAAGCCCACGCGCAAGGAGACCGAGGACTACATAACCGGGAGGTTCGGATGA
- the phoU gene encoding phosphate signaling complex protein PhoU: MPDKHLSTQFDSELSSVSSRVMEMGGLVEAQLQQAVQALARLNIESAQQVVELEHRVNAMEIELDHEISSIIGRRQPTARDLRLLMAISKTVANLERAGDEAEKMARMVLSIIHAGAPRAMPASELRTASDLAAGQLRKALDAFARLDTTTAVAILKEDDLIDKEFDSFVRVLITYMMEDPRTISPSLDLLFLAKAIERVGDHAKNIAELIIYIVKGADVRHASIEEIESVLK; encoded by the coding sequence ATGCCCGACAAACACCTATCCACGCAGTTCGACAGCGAACTGAGTTCCGTTTCCAGCCGCGTCATGGAGATGGGCGGCCTGGTCGAAGCCCAGCTGCAACAGGCCGTCCAGGCCCTGGCCCGGCTCAATATCGAATCGGCCCAGCAGGTGGTCGAGCTGGAGCACCGTGTCAACGCCATGGAGATCGAGCTCGACCACGAGATTTCCTCCATCATCGGGCGCCGTCAGCCCACCGCGCGCGATCTGCGCCTGCTGATGGCCATTTCCAAGACGGTCGCCAACCTGGAGCGCGCCGGCGACGAGGCCGAGAAGATGGCGCGCATGGTGCTGTCCATCATCCATGCCGGTGCGCCGCGCGCCATGCCGGCCTCCGAGCTGCGCACGGCCTCCGATCTGGCCGCGGGCCAGCTGCGCAAGGCGCTGGACGCCTTCGCCCGGCTCGACACGACCACTGCGGTGGCCATCCTGAAGGAAGACGATCTGATCGACAAGGAGTTCGACAGCTTCGTGCGCGTGCTGATCACCTACATGATGGAAGACCCCCGCACCATCTCGCCCAGCCTGGACCTGCTGTTCCTGGCCAAGGCCATCGAGCGTGTCGGCGACCATGCCAAGAATATTGCGGAACTCATCATCTACATCGTCAAGGGGGCTGACGTGCGGCACGCCTCCATCGAAGAAATCGAGTCGGTACTCAAATGA
- the phoB gene encoding phosphate regulon transcriptional regulator PhoB, with the protein MKQPAVLVVEDEPAIAELIAVNLRHNGFQPTVAPDGQVAQREIDAVLPDLVLLDWMLPGESGLTLARRWRNDPRTKAVPIIMLTARGDEADRVAGLDAGADDYMAKPFSTKEMLARIRAVLRRRAPEQGAVTLEIGRLKLDTATHRVSYAEQALKLGPTEFKLLQYLMSHAERVHSRGQLLDKVWGDHVFIEERTVDVHIKRLREALGEAAAMVETVRGAGYRLSAQPAPATVALRG; encoded by the coding sequence ATGAAGCAACCTGCGGTCCTGGTGGTGGAAGACGAGCCGGCGATCGCCGAGCTGATCGCTGTCAACCTGCGCCACAACGGTTTCCAGCCGACGGTGGCCCCCGATGGCCAGGTGGCGCAGCGCGAGATCGACGCGGTGCTGCCCGACCTGGTGCTGCTGGACTGGATGCTGCCCGGCGAGAGCGGCCTGACCCTGGCACGCCGCTGGCGCAATGATCCGCGGACCAAGGCCGTCCCCATCATCATGCTGACCGCCCGCGGCGACGAGGCAGATCGCGTGGCCGGCCTGGATGCCGGAGCCGACGACTACATGGCCAAGCCCTTTTCCACCAAGGAAATGCTGGCACGCATCCGTGCCGTGCTGCGCCGGCGCGCCCCCGAGCAGGGGGCCGTGACGCTGGAGATCGGCCGCCTCAAGCTGGACACGGCTACGCACCGTGTGAGTTATGCGGAGCAGGCGCTCAAGCTCGGGCCGACCGAGTTCAAGCTGCTGCAGTACCTGATGAGCCACGCCGAGCGCGTGCACAGCCGCGGCCAGCTGCTCGACAAGGTCTGGGGCGACCACGTGTTCATCGAGGAGCGCACGGTGGACGTGCATATCAAGCGCCTGCGCGAGGCGCTGGGCGAAGCCGCTGCCATGGTGGAGACCGTGCGTGGCGCCGGTTACCGCCTGTCGGCACAACCCGCACCGGCAACCGTCGCGCTGCGGGGCTGA
- the phoR gene encoding phosphate regulon sensor histidine kinase PhoR: MLLQLVLFLLIQCLGAVVGMWLAPEALQIRGALAGMLVAGLLWVLVDFTRGLRVLQWLRNGDVSDVPLKLGLWGEVAERARRLVRQREQETRDSDRRLQNFLAALQASPNGVVLLDAQGRIEWFNQTAASHFGLETGRDLLQHMVNLVRNPAFTAYVGGTSHEASVVMQGRAHSSAHPSRISVHLHDYGEGRRLLLSRDVTMFEQAEAMRRDFVANVSHEIRTPLTVLSGFVETLQTLTLDATERARYLDLMAQQASRMQSLVSDLLMLSRLEGSPLPGAGEWSSLPVLTGQVEQEAQVLSAVLNPPMTGPAQCLNFEAAPPRELSGMPSELHSALSNLVSNAVRYTPAGGEVRCGWLEHGDGRIEFYVQDSGPGIAPEHIPRLTERFYRVDRSRSRDTGGTGLGLAIVKHVAQRHGAELRIESTPGKGSRFAIVFPASRVRPLS, translated from the coding sequence ATGCTCCTGCAGCTCGTTCTTTTTCTGCTGATCCAGTGCCTGGGCGCTGTCGTCGGCATGTGGCTGGCGCCCGAGGCCCTGCAGATCCGCGGGGCCCTGGCCGGCATGCTGGTCGCCGGCCTGCTCTGGGTGCTGGTCGATTTCACGCGCGGCCTGCGGGTGCTGCAGTGGTTGCGCAACGGCGACGTCTCGGATGTGCCGCTCAAGCTGGGCCTGTGGGGTGAAGTGGCCGAGCGCGCGCGCCGGCTGGTGCGCCAGCGCGAGCAGGAAACGCGCGACAGCGATCGCCGCCTGCAGAATTTCCTGGCGGCCTTGCAGGCATCCCCCAACGGGGTGGTGCTGCTGGACGCGCAGGGCCGGATCGAATGGTTCAACCAGACGGCCGCCAGCCACTTCGGCCTGGAGACCGGGCGGGACCTGCTGCAGCACATGGTCAATCTGGTGCGCAATCCGGCGTTCACGGCCTATGTGGGCGGGACCAGCCACGAGGCCAGTGTCGTCATGCAGGGGCGCGCCCACAGCAGCGCCCACCCGTCGCGCATTTCGGTGCACCTGCACGACTACGGCGAAGGCCGGCGTCTGCTCCTGTCGCGTGATGTCACCATGTTCGAGCAGGCCGAGGCCATGCGACGCGACTTCGTTGCCAACGTCTCGCACGAGATCCGCACGCCGCTGACCGTGCTCTCGGGTTTTGTCGAGACCCTGCAGACCCTGACGCTGGACGCCACCGAGCGCGCCCGTTACCTGGACCTGATGGCGCAGCAGGCCAGCCGCATGCAGTCCCTGGTGAGCGACCTGCTGATGCTCTCGCGCCTCGAAGGCAGCCCGCTGCCCGGGGCCGGCGAATGGTCGTCGCTGCCCGTACTGACGGGCCAGGTGGAACAGGAGGCGCAAGTGCTCTCGGCCGTGCTCAACCCGCCCATGACCGGCCCGGCCCAGTGCCTGAACTTCGAGGCGGCACCCCCGCGCGAACTGTCGGGCATGCCCAGCGAGCTGCACAGCGCGTTGTCCAACCTGGTCAGCAATGCCGTGCGTTACACGCCGGCCGGCGGCGAGGTGCGCTGCGGCTGGCTCGAGCACGGGGACGGCCGCATCGAGTTCTACGTGCAGGACAGCGGCCCGGGCATCGCGCCCGAACACATTCCGCGCCTGACCGAGCGCTTCTACCGCGTGGACCGCAGCCGTTCGCGCGACACCGGCGGCACCGGCCTGGGCCTGGCCATCGTCAAGCACGTGGCGCAGCGCCATGGCGCGGAGCTGCGCATCGAGAGCACGCCGGGCAAGGGCTCGCGTTTTGCCATCGTCTTTCCGGCCAGCCGGGTGCGCCCGTTGTCCTAG
- a CDS encoding ABC transporter substrate-binding protein yields the protein MDKRHFLSALAALGLSCGAGNALAQDNSFRIGLLLPLTGPFTSTGKQLESAARLYMALHGSTVAGRKVVLIVRDDTGVPDITKRLAQELIVNEKVHVLAGFGLTPQAFATAPIATQAKTPMVVMSAATSSITNASPYIVRSSFTVPQVVTALADWAWKNNIRKVVSLVTDYAPGVDSEKYFKDQFMANGGTVIETLRVPLRNPDFAPFLQKVRDLQPDALFTFVPSGVGSALMKQFAERGLDKAGIRMIAEGSVTDDDLLNSMGDVALGVVTAHHYSAAHDSAVNQKFVEAYQKAYNGARPNFMAVGAYDGMRVIYEALKATKGDTGGDALLAAMKGQIFESPRGPMYIDAQTRDVVHNIYIRRVERRKGQLYNVEISTLPDVKDPGKSR from the coding sequence ATGGACAAACGCCATTTCCTTTCCGCACTCGCCGCACTGGGCCTGAGCTGTGGCGCCGGTAACGCGCTGGCGCAGGACAACAGCTTCAGGATCGGCCTGCTGCTGCCGCTGACCGGCCCCTTCACGTCCACCGGCAAACAGCTTGAATCCGCGGCGCGCCTGTACATGGCCCTGCACGGCAGCACCGTGGCCGGCAGGAAGGTGGTGCTGATCGTGCGGGACGACACGGGCGTGCCGGACATCACCAAACGCCTGGCCCAGGAGCTGATCGTCAACGAGAAAGTCCACGTGCTGGCCGGCTTCGGGCTGACGCCCCAGGCCTTCGCGACTGCGCCGATCGCTACCCAGGCCAAGACACCCATGGTGGTCATGTCGGCGGCCACCTCCAGCATCACGAACGCTTCGCCCTATATCGTGCGCAGCAGCTTCACCGTGCCCCAGGTGGTGACCGCGCTGGCCGACTGGGCCTGGAAAAACAACATCAGAAAAGTGGTGAGCCTGGTCACCGACTATGCGCCCGGTGTCGACTCCGAGAAATACTTCAAGGATCAGTTCATGGCCAACGGCGGCACCGTGATCGAGACCCTGCGCGTGCCGCTGCGCAACCCGGACTTCGCGCCTTTCCTGCAGAAGGTGCGCGACCTCCAGCCCGACGCCCTCTTCACCTTTGTCCCCTCGGGCGTGGGCTCGGCCCTGATGAAGCAGTTCGCCGAGCGCGGCCTGGACAAGGCCGGCATCCGCATGATCGCCGAGGGCAGCGTGACCGACGACGACCTCCTCAACAGCATGGGCGACGTGGCCCTGGGCGTGGTCACCGCGCACCACTACTCGGCCGCGCACGACTCGGCGGTCAACCAGAAATTCGTCGAGGCCTACCAGAAGGCCTACAACGGCGCGCGGCCCAATTTCATGGCCGTCGGCGCCTACGACGGCATGCGCGTGATCTACGAAGCGCTCAAGGCGACCAAGGGCGACACCGGGGGCGATGCCCTGCTGGCAGCCATGAAGGGACAGATCTTCGAGAGCCCGCGCGGCCCCATGTACATCGACGCCCAGACGCGTGATGTCGTGCACAACATCTACATCCGCCGCGTGGAACGGCGCAAGGGCCAGCTCTACAACGTGGAGATCTCCACCCTGCCCGACGTGAAGGACCCCGGCAAGTCCCGGTGA
- a CDS encoding MATE family efflux transporter yields MPEFKTIARHAGTVLVGQLATMAYGVTDTIVAGRYAEASLAALSVGSAIYMSVYVGLMSVLQALLPVFSELHGARQPAQLGHSLRQALYLWLALVLVGLSILLNPGFLLDWADVPVALRAEVLAYLGVLALALPAALMFRLYSTFNQSLGKPQLVTWLQLGSLAVKVPLSIWFAFGGLGLEARGAEGCAWATLAVHLAMLSLALWLLRTRPLYAPYRLWSSPGRPDWKVLAAFARLGVPSGLTILIEVTSFTLMALFVARLGTTAAASHQIAANLAAVLYMVPLAIGIATSARTSYWLGAGQPARARHAVGVGFGLVAGSAVLLAATLIAVRAPLAAVYASSPEVVALAVPLLFWTAIYHLFDGLQALAVFVLRCWRITFTPFLIYGVLLWGLGLYGGYLLAYRGLGPWPALQTPAAFWMAGAAALALAALTFWTMIWQVLRRERRPG; encoded by the coding sequence GTGCCCGAGTTCAAGACCATCGCGCGCCATGCCGGCACCGTGCTGGTGGGCCAGCTGGCCACCATGGCCTATGGCGTGACCGACACCATCGTCGCCGGCCGTTATGCCGAGGCCTCGCTGGCCGCGCTCTCCGTCGGTTCGGCCATCTACATGAGTGTGTACGTCGGGCTGATGAGCGTGCTGCAGGCCCTGCTCCCTGTCTTTTCGGAACTGCACGGGGCGCGCCAACCGGCGCAACTAGGACACTCCTTGCGCCAGGCGCTGTACCTCTGGCTGGCGCTGGTGCTGGTCGGCCTGTCCATCCTGCTCAACCCCGGTTTCCTGCTCGACTGGGCCGACGTGCCGGTGGCGCTGCGTGCCGAGGTGCTGGCCTACCTGGGCGTGCTGGCCCTGGCCCTGCCGGCCGCGCTGATGTTCCGGCTCTACAGCACCTTCAACCAGAGCCTGGGCAAACCGCAGCTGGTCACCTGGCTGCAACTGGGTTCGCTGGCCGTCAAGGTGCCCCTCTCCATCTGGTTCGCCTTCGGCGGCCTGGGCCTGGAGGCCCGGGGTGCCGAAGGCTGCGCCTGGGCCACCCTGGCCGTGCACCTGGCCATGCTGTCCCTGGCCCTGTGGCTGCTGCGCACACGCCCCCTGTATGCGCCTTACCGGCTGTGGTCATCGCCCGGCCGGCCCGACTGGAAAGTGCTGGCCGCCTTTGCCCGCCTGGGGGTGCCCAGCGGCCTGACCATCCTGATCGAGGTCACCTCCTTCACGCTGATGGCCCTGTTCGTGGCCCGCCTGGGCACCACGGCCGCGGCCAGCCACCAGATCGCCGCCAACCTGGCCGCCGTGCTCTACATGGTGCCGCTGGCCATCGGCATTGCCACCAGCGCGCGCACCAGCTACTGGCTGGGCGCGGGCCAGCCGGCGCGGGCGCGTCATGCGGTGGGCGTGGGCTTCGGGCTCGTGGCGGGCAGTGCGGTCCTGCTGGCCGCCACGCTGATCGCCGTGCGCGCCCCGCTGGCGGCGGTGTATGCCAGCAGCCCGGAGGTGGTGGCCCTGGCCGTGCCCCTGCTGTTCTGGACCGCGATCTACCACCTCTTCGACGGCCTGCAGGCCTTGGCCGTCTTCGTGCTGCGCTGCTGGCGCATCACCTTCACGCCGTTCCTGATCTACGGCGTGCTGCTCTGGGGCCTGGGCCTGTACGGCGGTTATCTGCTGGCCTACCGCGGCCTCGGCCCCTGGCCGGCACTGCAGACGCCAGCCGCCTTCTGGATGGCCGGTGCCGCCGCGCTGGCCCTGGCGGCCCTGACCTTCTGGACCATGATTTGGCAGGTGCTGCGCCGCGAGCGCCGGCCCGGCTGA
- a CDS encoding type B 50S ribosomal protein L31, with amino-acid sequence MKEGIHPNYREVCFVDLSNGFKFVTRSCANAKEMIKMEDGRELPLFKLDTSSESHPFYTGTQKSVDNMGGRVEKFRNRFGKTAAK; translated from the coding sequence ATGAAAGAAGGCATCCACCCGAACTACCGCGAAGTCTGCTTCGTGGACCTGTCCAACGGTTTCAAGTTCGTGACCCGTTCCTGCGCCAACGCCAAGGAAATGATCAAGATGGAAGACGGCCGCGAACTGCCGCTCTTCAAGCTGGACACCTCCAGCGAGTCGCACCCCTTCTACACCGGCACCCAGAAGTCGGTGGACAACATGGGCGGCCGCGTGGAGAAATTCCGCAACCGCTTCGGCAAGACCGCCGCCAAGTAA
- the rho gene encoding transcription termination factor Rho, with amino-acid sequence MHLNELKVLHVSEILKQAEELEIENTGRMRKQELMFAIIKKRAKTGEQVFADGVLEILPDGFGFLRSPDSSYTASTDDIYISPSQVRRFNLHTGDMIEGEVRTPKDGERYFALNKLEKVNGGSPETNKHKVMFENLTPLFPKVQMKLEQDIKGEENITGRVIDIIAPIGKGQRALIVAQPKSGKTVMMQHIAHAISANYPDSYLMVLLIDERPEEVTEMQRTVKGEVIASTFDEPAARHVHVAEMVIERAKRLVELKKDVVILLDSITRLARAYNNVVPSSGKVLTGGVDANALQRPKRFLGAARNVEEGGSLTIIATALVDTGSRMDEVIFEEFKGTGNSEIHLDRRLYEKRVFPSIQLNRSGTRREELLLQPEILQKTRILRQFLYNMDEIESMEMVLKQMRATKNNNEFFDMMRRGG; translated from the coding sequence ATGCACTTAAACGAACTCAAGGTACTGCACGTCTCTGAAATCCTCAAGCAGGCCGAAGAGCTTGAGATCGAGAACACCGGCCGCATGCGCAAGCAGGAGCTGATGTTCGCCATCATCAAGAAGCGCGCCAAGACCGGTGAACAGGTGTTTGCCGACGGTGTGCTGGAAATCCTGCCCGACGGTTTCGGTTTCCTGCGCAGCCCGGATTCGAGCTACACCGCCAGCACCGACGACATCTACATCAGTCCCAGCCAGGTGCGCCGTTTCAACCTGCACACCGGCGACATGATCGAAGGCGAAGTCCGCACCCCCAAGGACGGCGAACGCTACTTTGCCCTGAACAAGCTGGAGAAGGTCAACGGCGGCTCGCCCGAGACCAACAAGCACAAGGTGATGTTCGAGAACCTGACGCCGCTGTTCCCCAAGGTGCAGATGAAGCTGGAACAGGACATCAAGGGCGAGGAAAACATCACCGGCCGTGTCATCGACATCATCGCCCCCATCGGCAAGGGCCAGCGCGCCCTGATCGTGGCGCAGCCCAAGAGCGGCAAGACCGTGATGATGCAGCACATCGCGCACGCCATCTCGGCCAACTACCCCGACAGCTACCTGATGGTGCTGCTGATCGACGAGCGTCCGGAAGAAGTGACCGAGATGCAGCGCACCGTCAAGGGCGAGGTGATTGCCTCCACCTTCGACGAACCCGCCGCCCGCCACGTGCACGTGGCCGAGATGGTGATCGAGCGGGCCAAGCGCCTGGTCGAGCTGAAGAAGGACGTGGTGATCCTGTTGGACTCCATCACCCGCCTGGCCCGGGCCTACAACAACGTCGTGCCCTCCTCCGGCAAGGTGCTGACCGGTGGTGTGGACGCCAACGCCCTGCAACGCCCCAAGCGTTTCCTGGGCGCGGCGCGCAACGTGGAAGAAGGCGGCTCGCTGACCATCATCGCCACGGCCCTGGTCGATACCGGCAGCCGCATGGACGAAGTGATCTTTGAAGAATTCAAGGGCACGGGCAACAGCGAAATCCACCTGGACCGCCGCCTTTACGAAAAGCGCGTGTTCCCCTCCATCCAGCTCAACCGCAGCGGCACCCGCCGCGAAGAGCTGCTGCTGCAGCCCGAAATCCTGCAGAAAACCCGCATCCTGCGCCAGTTCCTCTACAACATGGACGAGATCGAATCCATGGAAATGGTGCTCAAGCAGATGCGCGCCACTAAGAACAACAACGAGTTCTTCGACATGATGCGCCGCGGCGGCTGA
- the trxA gene encoding thioredoxin TrxA → MASDLIKHVSDASFESDVLKSSQPVLVDYWAEWCGPCKMIAPVLDEVAGTYQGKLQVAKMNVDENRDIPAKFGIRGIPTLMIFKGGQLAATKVGAMSKAQLTAFIDQQLA, encoded by the coding sequence ATGGCCAGCGACCTGATCAAGCATGTTTCCGACGCGTCCTTCGAAAGCGACGTCCTCAAATCCAGCCAACCCGTGCTGGTCGACTACTGGGCCGAGTGGTGCGGCCCCTGCAAGATGATCGCCCCCGTGCTGGACGAAGTGGCCGGCACCTACCAGGGCAAGCTGCAGGTCGCCAAGATGAACGTGGACGAGAACCGGGACATCCCGGCCAAGTTCGGCATCCGCGGCATTCCCACGCTGATGATCTTCAAGGGTGGCCAGCTCGCCGCCACCAAGGTCGGCGCCATGAGCAAGGCCCAGCTGACCGCCTTCATCGACCAGCAACTGGCCTGA
- a CDS encoding PD-(D/E)XK nuclease family protein, with translation MRARGAHPARTVVLLPYAQLMPQATRLWARLHPDGFAPRFETTQNWCRSLGGHSPAPTDLSFDPALDVLTAHALLEQSGLREQAEVATPLLLDSARELASLAAAVPPPQRAAWGQRARAAALTGLEADALALEARVAQVAVAWAANSSYPSDVLFSSRVIESVDALIVVPGLQPDPLPAGLLPVWGERLLVLDLAVSQTTAPLLAFHEAEDAPDEALRAAACVLRHLEAGRTPVAVAVIDRALTRRVRAMLASHGVQMRDETGWKLSTSRAGAQLMGALRAAAWNASSDLVLDWLKHAPACETQALRELEAALRRRPQRAWRHVPDTLDVRAPSALPELLQRIEAWRAPLQGTRTLAQWLPVLRDLLQATGQWALLQDDLAGAGVLVALRLDAVAALPAEAPWARRRLGLSDFTRWVDQVLESASFKPEYPAQEQVVLLPLAQMLGREFAAVVLPGCDEQRLPTSPDPGGLWTAAQRAALGLPVREALEAALRAAWHDALSRPQVDVLWRRSDDGGEPLLASPLVQLAQAGQESTLPAADPLMTRTLSAAPVHQPAPAAAGLALSRISASAYQDLRHCPYRYFGLRLLGLREAEEIEGELDKRDFGLWLHGVLQRFHAELDRSGADRAQRRLWLDAAATEEAQAQRLAEDEFLPYQAAWPRMREGYLDWLAGHELDGWSYVDGESDAEQPLGSLTLFGRIDRIDQGQGGVSLLIDYKTEPQQVTRGRIGEPLEDTQLAFYAALRSEDTLRAAYVNVGEREGCRTYEQEDVVAVRDALIEGLLGELGRIAAGAVLPALGEGKVCETCAARGLCRKDFWGGGS, from the coding sequence ATGCGTGCGCGTGGCGCGCATCCGGCGCGCACCGTGGTCCTGCTGCCCTATGCCCAGCTCATGCCGCAGGCAACGCGCCTGTGGGCCCGACTGCACCCCGACGGCTTCGCGCCGCGTTTCGAGACCACGCAGAACTGGTGCCGCAGCCTGGGCGGGCACAGCCCGGCGCCCACTGACCTCAGCTTCGATCCCGCACTCGACGTGCTCACGGCGCATGCCCTGCTGGAGCAGAGCGGTCTGCGCGAGCAGGCCGAGGTGGCCACGCCGCTCCTGCTGGACTCGGCGCGCGAACTGGCGTCGCTGGCTGCGGCCGTGCCGCCCCCGCAGCGCGCTGCCTGGGGGCAGCGTGCACGTGCGGCCGCCTTGACGGGGCTGGAGGCTGACGCGCTGGCGCTCGAAGCGCGCGTGGCCCAGGTGGCGGTGGCCTGGGCTGCCAATTCTTCCTATCCCAGTGATGTGCTTTTTTCATCGCGTGTGATCGAATCCGTGGACGCCCTCATCGTGGTGCCGGGCTTGCAGCCCGATCCCTTGCCGGCGGGCCTGTTGCCGGTCTGGGGCGAGCGCCTGCTGGTCCTGGATCTGGCGGTCAGCCAGACGACGGCACCGTTGCTGGCCTTTCATGAGGCCGAGGACGCGCCGGACGAGGCGCTGCGTGCGGCGGCCTGTGTGCTGCGTCATCTCGAAGCCGGCCGTACCCCTGTGGCCGTTGCCGTGATCGACCGTGCGCTCACACGCCGCGTGCGCGCCATGCTGGCGAGCCATGGTGTGCAGATGCGTGACGAGACGGGCTGGAAGCTCTCCACCAGCCGTGCCGGCGCGCAGCTCATGGGCGCCTTGCGCGCCGCAGCCTGGAACGCGAGCAGCGACCTGGTGCTGGACTGGCTCAAGCATGCGCCGGCCTGTGAAACGCAGGCGCTGCGTGAACTCGAAGCCGCGCTGCGCCGCCGGCCCCAGCGGGCCTGGCGCCATGTGCCGGACACGCTGGACGTACGCGCGCCCTCGGCCCTGCCCGAACTGCTGCAGCGCATCGAAGCCTGGCGCGCACCGCTGCAGGGCACGCGCACCCTGGCCCAGTGGCTGCCGGTCTTGCGTGATTTGCTGCAGGCTACGGGGCAGTGGGCGCTGCTGCAGGATGACCTGGCCGGCGCCGGGGTGCTGGTCGCCTTGCGGCTGGACGCCGTCGCGGCCTTGCCCGCGGAGGCGCCCTGGGCGCGCCGCCGCCTGGGCCTGAGCGATTTCACGCGCTGGGTGGACCAGGTGCTGGAGTCCGCGAGCTTCAAGCCCGAGTACCCGGCGCAGGAGCAGGTGGTGCTGTTGCCGCTGGCACAGATGCTGGGACGTGAATTTGCGGCCGTGGTCCTGCCCGGCTGCGATGAGCAGCGCCTGCCGACCTCGCCCGACCCGGGTGGCTTGTGGACGGCGGCGCAGCGTGCCGCGCTGGGCCTGCCTGTGCGCGAGGCGCTGGAGGCCGCCCTGCGTGCAGCCTGGCACGACGCCTTGTCGCGACCCCAAGTGGATGTGCTCTGGCGGCGCAGCGACGACGGCGGCGAGCCTCTGCTCGCAAGCCCGCTGGTCCAGCTGGCGCAGGCCGGGCAGGAAAGCACGCTGCCCGCCGCAGACCCGCTGATGACGCGCACGCTGAGCGCTGCGCCCGTGCATCAACCCGCACCGGCTGCTGCCGGGCTGGCTCTGAGCCGGATCTCGGCCAGCGCCTACCAGGACTTGCGCCACTGCCCCTACCGTTATTTCGGCCTGCGCCTGCTGGGATTGCGCGAAGCCGAGGAGATCGAGGGTGAGCTCGACAAGCGCGACTTCGGTCTCTGGCTGCACGGCGTGCTGCAGCGGTTCCATGCTGAACTGGACCGGTCGGGTGCCGACCGGGCGCAGCGCCGCCTCTGGCTCGATGCCGCGGCCACCGAGGAAGCGCAGGCCCAGCGCCTGGCCGAGGACGAGTTCCTGCCCTACCAGGCGGCCTGGCCCCGCATGCGCGAGGGCTACCTGGACTGGCTGGCCGGACACGAGCTCGATGGCTGGTCCTATGTCGATGGCGAAAGCGATGCCGAGCAGCCGCTGGGCTCGTTGACGCTTTTCGGCCGCATCGACCGCATCGACCAGGGGCAGGGCGGCGTGAGCCTGCTGATCGACTACAAGACCGAGCCCCAGCAGGTCACACGCGGGCGTATCGGCGAGCCCCTGGAGGACACACAACTGGCGTTTTATGCGGCCCTGCGGTCGGAGGACACCTTGCGTGCGGCCTATGTCAATGTGGGTGAGCGTGAGGGTTGTCGCACTTATGAGCAGGAGGATGTGGTGGCGGTGCGGGATGCCTTGATTGAGGGCTTGCTTGGTGAGCTGGGACGCATTGCTGCAGGCGCGGTTTTGCCGGCGCTTGGTGAAGGCAAGGTTTGTGAGACTTGTGCGGCGCGTGGTTTGTGTCGTAAGGATTTTTGGGGTGGTGGGTCATGA